The following is a genomic window from Thaumasiovibrio subtropicus.
TACTCCGATAAAGAGGCGCGTCCGCCAAAAACACTTCAGAAACCAGCATTGGTTTCTCATTTAGCCAAAGCCGTGAACGCCTTGCCCACAAGCCTTCTCCTACCTGCGCAATCGCCAAGGCATCGCGATGTGCCTGCTCCCCTTGAAATACCCGTAATCCCAACGGCATTTCACCTAGTTGAGCAAGATCCTGCTCTTCATCAGTTAACGTCGAATGTGGGATCAAAGTACGCCCTAATAGCCATGGTACGCCATCACCTTTTAAAACCACTTTTCTCAACAGGCAGCCTGATTGAGGCAGTAACTGTTGCTCTTGCGCCGATAAAGCATCATGAGGAATGTCAGTCTGCTCCACCAGCTCGACTGATAACATGCGACAATGCTGCTGGAAACGTCGCGAGAGAGACGTTGTATCAAGCAACCAATCACCAATTTGGCATCTTTGCTCAAACATCGTCGGCGGAGACCACACAGCCTGTTCTAATAGAGGCTTATACAACCGTTTGAATTCCGACATCTTTCCATGTTTCTATCTACCAATAAGTTTGACAAAATGTTGGTAGATACTAATTATTTGATTACCATAAAGAGTAGCTATTGTAGCAAGCCGAAGCTGCCACGAATATTATTGCGTTCGCGAGATTCGGTCATCTTAACCAGTTTTTTTCAAAAATGGATACCCACGATGCGCTTCCGCTCACTGAACCGACTATTCTGCGTTGTATTGACACTTTTATCGCTCGCCTTTCCACTGCATGCCGAAGAAGAGGGCGAAGTAGAGCCACAGTACACTTACTACACCTTGTCCCCGGATATCACCACGAACTACACCACACAAGGGAAAAAACTGGGCTACTTGCGTCTGCAGATTGACCTGATGGTCATTGACCCAAGCTTAATTGATATTCTTGAACATCACGATCCACTCATCCGCGACACCATTATTGAAATTGTTGGTCAGGAGGGGGAAACCACGATTAAGACCTTGGCGGGCCGTGAAGAGATTCGCCTCAATTGCTTAGATCGTATTAATCAACTGCTACTTGCGGAGACGGGACAAAAAGTAGTGACAGAACTGTTGTTTACTAAGTACCTCTACCAATAGGGCGTCTATCACCTCTCATTAAACATCAAGAGGCAGCCCATATGGCTGCCTCTTCGCGTCTAACTCAGCAACAACTTAGAGTCGGCTTTTGGCGTAACTTAGCGCCGCTAAACCACACCCCGACATCAGCCCGACTAAATGCGCGGTATTAGCGATACCAATGAAAGGTTGAATGTATCCCAACACGATCCATAACAACATGAAACCGACATAATGTTTCTCTAACTGAATGCCTCTCTCTGGCAGTAGCCAACCTAGCCACCAACAGTACCCC
Proteins encoded in this region:
- a CDS encoding chorismate lyase, with protein sequence MSEFKRLYKPLLEQAVWSPPTMFEQRCQIGDWLLDTTSLSRRFQQHCRMLSVELVEQTDIPHDALSAQEQQLLPQSGCLLRKVVLKGDGVPWLLGRTLIPHSTLTDEEQDLAQLGEMPLGLRVFQGEQAHRDALAIAQVGEGLWARRSRLWLNEKPMLVSEVFLADAPLYRSKDTWK
- a CDS encoding flagellar basal body-associated protein FliL produces the protein MRFRSLNRLFCVVLTLLSLAFPLHAEEEGEVEPQYTYYTLSPDITTNYTTQGKKLGYLRLQIDLMVIDPSLIDILEHHDPLIRDTIIEIVGQEGETTIKTLAGREEIRLNCLDRINQLLLAETGQKVVTELLFTKYLYQ